Sequence from the Phragmites australis chromosome 6, lpPhrAust1.1, whole genome shotgun sequence genome:
ATAGATCCAACTGCCCTCATGAATATCATGGTCTAATCACCGCAAAGTTTTTGGCACTCTGATCGTTTTTTGGTCTGAAATGTTCAGTACCACCTTCAAATTGTTAAATTCAGAAACCCACGGATCAGCTGCTTCcacctgtttttttttcttttttggtggtCTGAAATGTTCAGTAAAAtcctttaaaattcaaatcCATAAGAACTCAGAAGATTCCTACTGTGGTGGGATGGTGGAGTTTAACTGTTTTAAGTGCAATTGTGCAAAAGCTAAAAAGGCCCAAATGTGTTCATCTCAAATGTGACTAGAACGAAGCCCtcgaaaaggaaaaaaaatctagaaaggTCAAGTTGGAGAAGAAACTGCAACAAAGAATTCCCAGACAATTAATTAAGACCTAAGCACAAATAAACAGTGAACCAATGACAGGCACCAACCACCGATCATATGGCCCACGATTACTAATGCTCTCAACAACATCAGCAAGATGGCACTATAAAAGACTGCGACGCTGCAAGCATTCCAAGTGCACAGCCGTTCACGCCATCATCAGCAGAGGCCACTGACCAGTGACTGAGTGACATCAGGCTTACACAACAATGGCCTCGTCGtgcctcgtcttcctcctcccggTGCTCTGCCTGGGAATGCTTCAGGCGCTCCCGACTTCCAGCGCGGCCCGCGCCTTCTTCGTGTTCGGGGACTCCCTCGTTGACAACGGCAACAACAACTACCTGATCACCGAGGCCCGGGCCGACTCACCGCCCTACGGCATCGACACGCCGGACCACCGCGCGACGGGGCGCTTCAGCAACGGCAAGAACGTGCCCGACATCATCAGTTAAGTAGCTGCAAGCTAGATGCTGTTTTTGAACTCTCGCAGTATATACTTCATATGCACATTGCTCCGGAACAAATTAAAAGCATTCGAGTCTAATTAACTTGTTGCATGCACCGCATGCAGGTGAGCACCTCGGCTCAGAGCCATTGCTGCCGTACCTGAGCCCCGAGCTCGATGGCCACAAGCTGCTCGTCGGTGCTAACTTCGCGTCGGCCGGCGTCGGGATCCTTAATGACACCGGAATCCAATTCGTACGTAATACATCACGGAACTGATCACGAAAACTTAACTGCCTTGACTGTATTAGCAAAGCTAACATGCACGCGTATGGAACTGGAACGACCAGGCCAACATCATCCACATCTCGAAGCAGCTGCTGTACTTCGCTCAGTACCAGAAGCGGCTGAGCTCGCTGATCGGCGAGGGGCAGACAGCGCGGCTGGTGAACGGTGCGCTGGTGCTCATCACCCTCGGCGGCAACGACTTCGTGAACAACTACTACCTGGTGCCCTACTCCGCGCGCTCCCGCGAGTTCTCGCTGCCCGACTACATCACCTACATCGTCTCCGAGTACAAGCAGATCCTCAAGGTACGGTGCACGTACGCGTGCATGATTCCTAGTCTCACTCGATTCATTTGGTACCTGCATTGTTGCTGCACCGACGAGCACCAGCACCCTACAACATTTCAAGCTCATACACTGTCCCTAGCGGGAGAACTAAAAATGAGAAATTTCAGCCCAGGGGTGGTCGGTAAAGCAAATACCGACTCTGCTTTAATTTCTGCTGTACGAGCTGACTGATCTCGTGTGCGCGTGTGAATGGACGCAGAGGATGTACGATCTGGGCGCGCGTCGCGTGTTGGTGCAGGGCGTGGGTCCGATCGGCTGCGTGCCGGCGGAGTTGGCGTTGCACAGCCTGGACGGGAGATGCGACCCGGAGCTGCAGCGCGCTTCGGCGATGTACAACCCGCGGCTGATGGCGATGCTGGCCGAGCTGAACGCCCAGGTCGGCGGCGACGTGTTCGTGGGCGTGAACACGCAGCGGATCCACAACGACTTCATCGACGACCCCAAGGCGTACGGCTTCGCGACGGCCACGGAGGCATGCTGCGGGCAGGGGCGGTTCAACGGGATGGGCCTCTGCACCATGGTCTCCAACCTCTGCAACGACCGCGACATCTACGTCTTCTGGGACGCCTTCCACCCCACCGAGCGCGCCAACCGGCTCATCGTCCAGCAGTTCATGACAGGGTCCATCGACTACATCAACCCCATGAACCTCAGCACCATCCTCGCCGTCGACAAGATGAACCAGCAGCTGCGCACATGATTACTTTCGTTGATCGATCAGAAAATTACGTGCATCTGGAGCTTCATTCTTGCATTGCAATCTGCATGCTTGTTTGATCTCGACTTTCTTGAGGGTGGTTGTCATCAGTATGTAGTCCTAAAGTGTCAGGTTCAGATTCGGTTGCTGAGACGTGATCTCTGCAGGTTATGTCCGTGTTGAGCATGTGTACCCAATCACAGGCTTCTATAATTCTTCAGAATTcagcttttcttcttcttttaataAATCCTATATAGCTTCCAGATCATCTATCAGCTAGTAATTCCACTAGCTAGTGTTGTGGTTTTCCTTGATTTGTAATATTAAGCTCCATCAGTAATGTGCTTCCGGTGCAATCAAATGAAATGTATTCGAAATGCCTCGGTGCTTACACAAAGATGGCTTAGAAACAGAAGAGGTGCTAAGAAATTAACCTCCAGGAAAAAAAGAACTCCAGGACATTGCAGATTGCTCCGTCACAGCTAGTATAACGCTTGTTTCTACATCAGCGCACCGCTGCAAGGACGGAACCACGCACGCATTTGGTAAAAGCGATGATTAGGAGGTATGCAGCAAGGCAATTTTGGATCATCGGGCGTCCTGATCAGCACAATTCGGGACGAGGGATGATACTGGTGCTTGTCCGGTAATAGACGTCTGCTGCTGTTTCTTCAACCTCCGTAGCTCTGCTGGACTTCTTGGGTTTGGCCTTCGGTTCCCTAGCTTTGGGTTTTGTTTTTCGTTGCTGTATCTCCCAGCTCCCTAACGCCTAGGTGTGAAGGAGCAAATTTCTGTGTTTTTAATGAAATAACGTGTGCAGACGTgttctcgaaaaaaaaaatcgaggcCGGACATAAATGAATCTGAGATGTGAGAGCAGTATGGCATCGAATGCAAGCTACACCATGCCGTGCATACATCTACGAGCGGATTCGAGCATCTCCAAGTGAAAGAATGTGAACAAAGCCTGCATATACAGCTACTTGCTTGGGCACAATTCATCAGATGAATAATAATCTACCTAGATGGGAGTCAAATTATAGTGTCTTCAGCTAGAGATGGCAAGGAGCCGCAGTGTTGAGCTGCATACGCATATTGTTTGGTTGGCGTAGTTCAAGGTTAACCATGGGATCATCGAACAGGAAGGCTGGGTAACaagttttccttttccttttttaaagTGAATTTTTGTACTGAAACGATGACCATGTGTGCCTGTCCCTCGACACTCTTACGTGTTTCACACTTTGACTTGTTTTGACCATCCTGTCCTGTTCTGTCCTGCCATATAGGCAGGTGCATGGTATTTCTAGTACATACTAGTACTAGTGAAGAATTCAATAGCCTCCGAATGAGgtggaatttttagaatttgttttttaaaacttttcCTATATAGATCtatagaaaaataatattaaaaatagatttttgttATAGTGCCATAACATTTGACGTCGTAGTTCAATAGCACAACGCCGTGATAATTAATGTCGTGGTAGCTACTGTGTATGATATTTTAAGTCCAAAATAGAAGATCGGTAGCACGACGCAAATGTTATGGTGCTGTGCAAAGGAGTCTACTTTCAGAAATTATTTTTGCAGAAGTCTATTAGTAGAACAtgtttaaaaattcaaaatgtaAAAATTTCACATGAATGAGGTACTTAGTATGTACGTGGGGTCAACAGTTGTGGCCCTGCCGTGTAAGATTTACTGAAGCCAACCTCTACTAGTCTGTTATTTCAGTGACGTAAACTGTTGAGGAATCTCTGCTATTAGGTGTAGTCTAGAGATCTCACGAGAAAATAATCACAAAGGAGATACAATATAGACGAAAAGCATTAtcttctttattcatctatatttataatGAGGAGTTCTGCTCTGTATATGTAGTGAAAAAAACCGTGAGCGATAGAACtgaatctttcaagagatcaaGACGTACACATATTCGGTTGGAAAACTCTAAGTTTCCTAACACTTCTTCTTAGGTATTTCTCACGAAATACATatatctcatcaaaactccctAAAAATCTagcgaaaaaaataaaagaaagagtacatagctcgtgACATGGTTACACGGATTGTCTCGTTACAAACATTATCATGAGAAACTTCAAAAAAAC
This genomic interval carries:
- the LOC133920931 gene encoding GDSL esterase/lipase At5g33370-like, with the protein product MASSCLVFLLPVLCLGMLQALPTSSAARAFFVFGDSLVDNGNNNYLITEARADSPPYGIDTPDHRATGRFSNGKNVPDIISEHLGSEPLLPYLSPELDGHKLLVGANFASAGVGILNDTGIQFANIIHISKQLLYFAQYQKRLSSLIGEGQTARLVNGALVLITLGGNDFVNNYYLVPYSARSREFSLPDYITYIVSEYKQILKRMYDLGARRVLVQGVGPIGCVPAELALHSLDGRCDPELQRASAMYNPRLMAMLAELNAQVGGDVFVGVNTQRIHNDFIDDPKAYGFATATEACCGQGRFNGMGLCTMVSNLCNDRDIYVFWDAFHPTERANRLIVQQFMTGSIDYINPMNLSTILAVDKMNQQLRT